The following are from one region of the Mustela lutreola isolate mMusLut2 chromosome 7, mMusLut2.pri, whole genome shotgun sequence genome:
- the SEMA7A gene encoding semaphorin-7A, which translates to MTPPPPGCASLGAQSTRVPGPLARPWLPLRLLLLLLLLWTAAATQGHPKSGPRISAVWKGRAGQDWVDFGLSEPHIVLFHEPGSSAVWVGGRGKVYLFDFPEGKNASVRTVNIGSTKGSCLDKRDCENYITLLERQAEGLLICGTNARRPSCWRLVNGTVESLGEKRGYAPFSPDENSLVLFDGDEVYSTIRKQEYNGKIPRFRRIQGEIELYTSDTVMQNPQFIKATIVHQDQAYDDKIYYFFREDNPDKNPEAPLNVSRVAQLCRGDQGGESSLSVSKWNTFLKAMLVCSDASTNKNFNRLQDVFLLPDPNGQWRDTRVYGVFSNPWNYSAVCVYSLGDIDKVFRTSSLKGYHASLPNPRPGKCLPDRQPIPTDTFQVADSHPEVAQRVEPMGPSKAPLFHSKYHYQKVVVHRMQASRGETFHVLYLTTDRGTIHKVVESREGERSLVFNIMEIQPFHHPAAIQAMSLDTERRKLYVSSQWEVSQVPLDLCEVYSGGCHGCLMARDPYCGWDQGRCVSIYSSPGPVLQSINPDEPHTECPNPKPDSAPLQKVSLAPNSRYYLSCPVESRHATYSWRHEQNVEQSCEPGHQSPNCILFIENLTARQYGHYRCEAQEGSYFREAQHWELLPEDGATAEHLLGRARALATSLWLGVLPTLALGLLVH; encoded by the exons GCCGCGCAGGACAGGACTGGGTTGACTTCGGCCTGTCGGAGCCTCACATAGTGCTTTTCCACGAGCCGGGCAGCTCTGCCGTGTGGGTGGGCGGACGTGGCAAGGTCTACCTCTTCGATTTCCCTGAGGGCAAGAATGCCTCCGTGCGCACG GTGAACATTGGCTCCACGAAGGGGTCCTGCCTGGACAAGCGG GACTGCGAGAACTACATCACGCTCTTGGAGAGGCAGGCCGAGGGGCTTCTCATCTGTGGCACCAACGCCCGGCGCCCCAGCTGCTGGAGACTG GTGAATGGCACCGTGGAGTCGCTTGGCGAGAAGAGAGGCTATGCCCCCTTCAGCCCAGATGAGAACTCACTGGTTCTGTTTGACG GGGACGAGGTGTACTCCACAATCCGGAAGCAGGAATACAACGGGAAGATCCCCCGGTTCCGCCGCATCCAGGGCGAGATCGAGCTGTACACCAGTGACACCGTCATGCAAA ACCCGCAGTTCATCAAGGCTACCATTGTGCACCAAGACCAAGCCTACGATGACAAGATCTACTACTTCTTCCGGGAGGACAATCCTGACAAGAACCCCGAGGCCCCTCTCAATGTGTCCCGCGTGGCCCAGCTGTGCAGG GGAGACCAGGGTGGTGAGAGCTCCCTGTCGGTCTCCAAGTGGAACACCTTCCTGAAGGCCATGCTGGTGTGCAGCGATGCGTCCACGAACAAGAACTTTAACAGGCTGCAGGACGTCTTTCTGCTCCCTGACCCCAACGGCCAGTGGAGGGACACTCGAGTTTACGGCGTTTTCTCCAACCCTTG GAACTACTCGGCCGTCTGTGTGTACTCGCTTGGGGACATTGACAAGGTCTTCCGTACTTCCTCACTCAAGGGCTACCATGCGAGCCTTCCCAACCCTCGGCCTGGCAAG TGTCTCCCAGACCGGCAGCCCATCCCCACGGACACCTTCCAGGTGGCTGACAGTCACCCTGAGGTGGCACAGAGGGTGGAGCCCATGGGGCCTTCGAAAGCGCCACTGTTCCACTCCAAGTACCACTACCAGAAAGTGGTCGTTCACCGCATGCAGGCCAGCCGTGGGGAGACCTTCCACGTGCTTTACCTAACCACAG acAGGGGCACCATCCACAAAGTGGTGGAGTCCAGGGAGGGGGAACGCAGCCTTGTCTTCAACATCATGGAGATCCAGCCCTTTCACCACCCGGCTGCCATCCAGGCCATGTCGCTGGACACCGAGCGG CGGAAGCTCTACGTGAGCTCCCAGTGGGAGGTAAGCCAGGTGCCTCTGGATCTGTGTGAGGTCTACAGTGGGGGCTGCCATGGCTGCCTCATGGCCCGAGACCCCTATTGCGGCTGGGACCAGGGCCGCTGTGTCTCCATCTACAGCTCTCCAGG GCCAGTGTTGCAGTCCATTAATCCAGATGAGCCACACACAGAGTGCCCCAACCCCAAACCAG ATAGTGCCCCACTGCAGAAGGTTTCCCTTGCTCCGAACTCTCGTTACTACCTGAGCTGTCCTGTGGAGTCCCGTCATGCCACCTACTCGTGGCGCCATGAGCAGAACGTGGAGCAGAGCTGCGAGCCAGGCCACCAGAGCCCCAACTGCATCCTGTTCATCGAGAACCTCACAGCCCGCCAGTACGGCCACTACCGCTGCGAGGCCCAGGAGGGCTCCTACTTCCGGGAGGCTCAGCACTGGGAGCTGCTGCCCGAGGATGGCGCCACAGCCGAGCACTTGCTGGGCCGTGCCCGGGCCCTGGCCACCTCCCTCTGGCTGGGTGTCCTGCCCACACTTGCTCTTGGCCTGCTGGTCCACTAG